GTTTCCAGGTGGGGGCGGCCGTGTGCCAGAGGCGCATGTGGGTGGCACCCTGCCAGCTCCATGTGACCGCACGCCTCTCTCCATGTGCAGTAGGAAGGATGTCCTCGTGGTGACCCCTTGGCTGGCTCCCATTGTCTGGGAGGGCACGTTCAACATCGACATCCTCAACGAGCAGTTCAGGCTCCAGAACACCACCATTGGGTTAACTGTGTTTGCCATCAAAAAGTAAGTCAGTGAGGTGGCCGAGGGCAGAGACCCAGGCAGTGGCGAGTGACTGTGGACATTGAGGTCTCTCCTTGTGTTCAAGACAGAGTAGGGTGGCGGCCAGCCTTGTCCTCCCAGAGGGTAGATGGGAAAGGTCATTCATGCAGCATCTTACTGAGCTCACGTGGGCTCGTGGGCTCGTGGGCTCGTGGGCTCGCCAGGTCGGTAAAACCCAGCTCCTTCTCCAGAGGCTGCGTCTCACCCAGGGATGGTGGCTTCTGCTGCCCCCTCCTCTCTGTAACTGTGGCCGGCCGTCATGCTGAGCCACCCCCTCAATACAAGGCTCCAGATGTTTCCTGCTCACTGACCAGAGATAGCAGGAGGGGGACACCTGTTTGCTGTCCTTGGACCCTAGAAAGAGGATGCTGGCAGAGCCGTGGTCACTTCTCTGTCAGATGTAGGTGGGGCAGGCAAGGCAGTTGGCCCCAGACACCAAAGGAAGTGGCTGACCCACAAGGCCCTGGGACTCTGGGCCAGGCCAGAGAGGGAGCTAGCCAGGCAACTGCAGACACATACTTGACTTCTCAGCAGCTGTGGGCAGCTGGGCCAGCGACAGTGGCGGAGGCCAGGAATGACTTACTCTTAGGAATAGGTGCAGTTCAAGCCTGGAGGGAGGAAGCTCTAGGGTGCAGAGGCGGGTGTGTGGAGGCCTCGCGTGCAGCTTATAATGAGGGAGCACGTGGCCGGCCTAGCCATAAGAAGGGCAGCTGCGTGGGGAGGCGTGGCTCAGGCCAGGCTGAGGGGGAGTGAGCAGGCGCCAGCCTGCGGCCTGCTACCAGCCTCCAGCTACCTGCCCTCAGCCCTCCTTAGTAAGAGGGGGTGCTGGTGGTCCCCCATCGCTGGGAAGAGGATGAAGTGAGTCGCAGCCCGAGGACTCGCTCAGGACAGGGCAGGAGAACGTGGTGCATCTGCTGCTCTGAGCCTTCCAATGGCCGCTGGCGGGCGGGTGCAGGACGGGCCTCCTGCAGCCCAGGGGTGCACGGCCGgcggctcccccagcccccgTCCGCCTGCCTTGCAGATACGTGGCTTTCCTGAAGCTGTTCCTGGAGACGGCGGAGAAGCACTTCATGGTGGGCCACCGTGTCCACTACTATGTCTTCACCGACCAGCCAGCCGCAGTGCCCCGCGTGACGCTGGGGACCGGTCGGCAGCTGTCGGTGCTGGAGGTGCGCGCCTACAAGCGCTGGCAGGACGTGTCCATGCGCCGCATGGAGATGATCAGTGACTTCTGCCAGCGGCGCTTCCTCAGCGAGGTGGATTACCTGGTGTGTGTGGACGTGGACATGGAGTTCCGCGACCACGTGGGCGTGGAGATCCTGACTCCGCTGTTCGGCACCCTGCACCCTGGCTTCTACGGAAGCAGCCGGGAGGCCTTCACCTACGAGCGCCGGCCCCAGTCCCAGGCCTACATCCCCAAGGACGAGGGCGATTTCTACTACCTGGGGGGGTTCTTCGGAGGGTCGGTGCAAGAGGTGCAGCGGCTCACCAGGGCCTGCCACCAGGCCATGATGGTCGACCAGGCCAACGGCATCGAGGCCGTGTGGCACGACGAGAGCCACCTGAACAAGTACCTGCTGCGCCACAAACCCACCAAGGTGCTCTCCCCCGAGTACTTGTGGGACCAGCAGCTGCTGGGCTGGCCCTCCGtcctgaggaagctgaggttcacTGCGGTGCCCAAGAACCACCAGGCGGTCCGGAACCCGTGAGCGGctgccaggggctctgggagggcTGCCAGCAGCCCCGTCCCCCTCCCGCCCTTGGTTTTAGCAGAACGGGTAAACTCTGTTTCCTTTGTCCGTCCTGTTGTGAGTAACTGAAGCCTAGGCCCCGTCCCCACCTCAAATCACACACACCCCCTCCCCGCCACAGAGACACCattacatacacagacacacacagaaagacacacacagacacaaaatcacacacacaccctccccgcCACAGAGACACACCattacatacacagacacacacagacacacaatcacacacagcCCCTCCCCGCCACAGAGACACACCattacatacacagacacacacagacacacaatcaCAGATACCCCCTCCTGGCCATAGAGACACACcgttacacacacatacacagaaagatacacacagacacacaatcacacacagcCCCTCCCTGCCACAGAGACACACCattacatacacagacacacacagacacacaatcacacacacacccccgccACAGAGACACACCGttacatacacagacatacacacacacacagacatacacagacacacacagacacacaatcacacacaccccCTCCCCGCCACAGAGACACACcattacacacacagacacacacagaaagacacacatacacacaatcacacacacccTCTTCCTGCCACAGAGACGCACCATTACATACACAGacccagacacacagacacacagagacacagacacacaaacatagacacacacacacagacacacaccagaCACgcaaagacacacagacacagatacacagatacaaagacacagacatatagacacacagacatgcacagagacacatggagacacaTGCAAAAATGCACAAAGACATACAGAagtgtacacacagacacatagaccacacagacacacagacatgcatgcaaacacacagacatgcagacatgcacacaaacacagacgCACGCACACAGTCTTAGGCAGCCCAAATTCAGCACCTGGGGCATAAGTTCCTGGAGGGGTGGCCACCTTCAGCCCCCACGGTAAGGTCCTGAGGAACCTTCCCCTTAGACAAAGGATCATGGAGGAGGTCTCTTCCGGAGCCTGGAGGGaggcctcaagtggtccttccacctcggcatcccaaagtgctaggattataagcatgagccactgcacctggccccaacatcatttattgaacagactGTCGTTTCCACATTGTGTTTCTTGGCATttctgtcaaaaatcagttgaccgtAAATGCATGGATTCACTTccgggctctctattctgtttcattggtctgtttgtttttatgccaataccatgctgttttgattattatagctttatagtatattttgaagttaggtagtgtattgtctccagctttgttctttttgcttaagattgctttggctatttaggggTCTTTGTGGCCATTACTGACAGTTAAAATGGCCCTGGCTCATGTCTCCTGGGCCTCTACAGTACTTTAGGTGGGGAAGTACTGTGGCCCACATGTCCCAACAGGCTGTGTGTGGCACCTGACAGTGCTTTGTGCCACTGTGGAGCAGGTGTTACTCCCTCATacgaattttaggattattttatttatttcagtgaaaaatgtcaatgaaattttgatagggattgcattgaatctgtagattgtttggggttgtatggacattttaacaatattaattcttccaattcatgaacatgggatgtcttttttTTGGCACCTGATCTCAGATATGGGACAGCTTTCTAATTATTtgtatcttcaatttctttcacaaatgttttatagttttcagcatacagatctttcacttccttggttggatttatttgcaagtattttttgtagctattgtaaatgacattgttttcttgatttctttgttagggtatagaaatgctacagattgttgtatgttaattttatatcctgcaactttactgatttcatttattctaaCATCTtattggtggaatctttagggttttctataagatcatgtcatctgtaaacagggacaatttaagttcttccttt
This portion of the Pan troglodytes isolate AG18354 chromosome 11, NHGRI_mPanTro3-v2.0_pri, whole genome shotgun sequence genome encodes:
- the LOC450164 gene encoding histo-blood group ABO system transferase isoform X7; this encodes MAEVLRTLTGKPKCYALLPMILFLIMLVLVLFGYGVLSPRSLMPGSLERGFWMVYPQPKVLTPCRKDVLVVTPWLAPIVWEGTFNIDILNEQFRLQNTTIGLTVFAIKKYVAFLKLFLETAEKHFMVGHRVHYYVFTDQPAAVPRVTLGTGRQLSVLEVRAYKRWQDVSMRRMEMISDFCQRRFLSEVDYLVCVDVDMEFRDHVGVEILTPLFGTLHPGFYGSSREAFTYERRPQSQAYIPKDEGDFYYLGGFFGGSVQEVQRLTRACHQAMMVDQANGIEAVWHDESHLNKYLLRHKPTKVLSPEYLWDQQLLGWPSVLRKLRFTAVPKNHQAVRNP
- the LOC450164 gene encoding histo-blood group ABO system transferase isoform X8; translation: MILFLIMLVLVLFGYGVLSPRSLMPGSLERGFWMVYPQPKVLTPCRKDVLVVTPWLAPIVWEGTFNIDILNEQFRLQNTTIGLTVFAIKKYVAFLKLFLETAEKHFMVGHRVHYYVFTDQPAAVPRVTLGTGRQLSVLEVRAYKRWQDVSMRRMEMISDFCQRRFLSEVDYLVCVDVDMEFRDHVGVEILTPLFGTLHPGFYGSSREAFTYERRPQSQAYIPKDEGDFYYLGGFFGGSVQEVQRLTRACHQAMMVDQANGIEAVWHDESHLNKYLLRHKPTKVLSPEYLWDQQLLGWPSVLRKLRFTAVPKNHQAVRNP
- the LOC450164 gene encoding histo-blood group ABO system transferase isoform X6 is translated as MPGPTITGELTVSPFNSCFGARLSGKPKCYALLPMILFLIMLVLVLFGYGVLSPRSLMPGSLERGFWMVYPQPKVLTPCRKDVLVVTPWLAPIVWEGTFNIDILNEQFRLQNTTIGLTVFAIKKYVAFLKLFLETAEKHFMVGHRVHYYVFTDQPAAVPRVTLGTGRQLSVLEVRAYKRWQDVSMRRMEMISDFCQRRFLSEVDYLVCVDVDMEFRDHVGVEILTPLFGTLHPGFYGSSREAFTYERRPQSQAYIPKDEGDFYYLGGFFGGSVQEVQRLTRACHQAMMVDQANGIEAVWHDESHLNKYLLRHKPTKVLSPEYLWDQQLLGWPSVLRKLRFTAVPKNHQAVRNP
- the LOC450164 gene encoding histo-blood group ABO system transferase isoform X4, coding for MPGPTITGELTVSPFNSCFGARLSGKPKCYALLPMILFLIMLVLVLFGYGVLSPRSLMPGSLERGFCMAVREPDHLQHVSLPRMVYPQPKVLTPCRKDVLVVTPWLAPIVWEGTFNIDILNEQFRLQNTTIGLTVFAIKKYVAFLKLFLETAEKHFMVGHRVHYYVFTDQPAAVPRVTLGTGRQLSVLEVRAYKRWQDVSMRRMEMISDFCQRRFLSEVDYLVCVDVDMEFRDHVGVEILTPLFGTLHPGFYGSSREAFTYERRPQSQAYIPKDEGDFYYLGGFFGGSVQEVQRLTRACHQAMMVDQANGIEAVWHDESHLNKYLLRHKPTKVLSPEYLWDQQLLGWPSVLRKLRFTAVPKNHQAVRNP
- the LOC450164 gene encoding histo-blood group ABO system transferase isoform X1, giving the protein MQGQGPKVPGLRGARGSHGDAREEAPSLPSRGPWGPAAASRAPLSPPVFGLGKSGRRAARAGRGRLGLTPPQGRRAEGGGRDQTRSHGRGAADADRYGVLSPRSLMPGSLERGFCMAVREPDHLQHVSLPRMVYPQPKVLTPCRKDVLVVTPWLAPIVWEGTFNIDILNEQFRLQNTTIGLTVFAIKKYVAFLKLFLETAEKHFMVGHRVHYYVFTDQPAAVPRVTLGTGRQLSVLEVRAYKRWQDVSMRRMEMISDFCQRRFLSEVDYLVCVDVDMEFRDHVGVEILTPLFGTLHPGFYGSSREAFTYERRPQSQAYIPKDEGDFYYLGGFFGGSVQEVQRLTRACHQAMMVDQANGIEAVWHDESHLNKYLLRHKPTKVLSPEYLWDQQLLGWPSVLRKLRFTAVPKNHQAVRNP
- the LOC450164 gene encoding histo-blood group ABO system transferase is translated as MAEVLRTLTGKPKCYALLPMILFLIMLVLVLFGYGVLSPRSLMPGSLERGFCMAVREPDHLQHVSLPRMVYPQPKVLTPCRKDVLVVTPWLAPIVWEGTFNIDILNEQFRLQNTTIGLTVFAIKKYVAFLKLFLETAEKHFMVGHRVHYYVFTDQPAAVPRVTLGTGRQLSVLEVRAYKRWQDVSMRRMEMISDFCQRRFLSEVDYLVCVDVDMEFRDHVGVEILTPLFGTLHPGFYGSSREAFTYERRPQSQAYIPKDEGDFYYLGGFFGGSVQEVQRLTRACHQAMMVDQANGIEAVWHDESHLNKYLLRHKPTKVLSPEYLWDQQLLGWPSVLRKLRFTAVPKNHQAVRNP
- the LOC450164 gene encoding histo-blood group ABO system transferase isoform X3, with product MQGQGPKVPGLRGARGSHGDAREEAPSLPSRGPWGPAAASRAPLSPPVFGLGKSGRRAARAGRGRLGLTPPQGRRAEGGGRDQTRSHGRGAADADRMAVREPDHLQHVSLPRMVYPQPKVLTPCRKDVLVVTPWLAPIVWEGTFNIDILNEQFRLQNTTIGLTVFAIKKYVAFLKLFLETAEKHFMVGHRVHYYVFTDQPAAVPRVTLGTGRQLSVLEVRAYKRWQDVSMRRMEMISDFCQRRFLSEVDYLVCVDVDMEFRDHVGVEILTPLFGTLHPGFYGSSREAFTYERRPQSQAYIPKDEGDFYYLGGFFGGSVQEVQRLTRACHQAMMVDQANGIEAVWHDESHLNKYLLRHKPTKVLSPEYLWDQQLLGWPSVLRKLRFTAVPKNHQAVRNP
- the LOC450164 gene encoding histo-blood group ABO system transferase isoform X5, whose protein sequence is MPPAFTEIRTVPREGGTGSGSCERGISVNSSERYQEKQEEASGRSPGPFGSMAVREPDHLQHVSLPRMVYPQPKVLTPCRKDVLVVTPWLAPIVWEGTFNIDILNEQFRLQNTTIGLTVFAIKKYVAFLKLFLETAEKHFMVGHRVHYYVFTDQPAAVPRVTLGTGRQLSVLEVRAYKRWQDVSMRRMEMISDFCQRRFLSEVDYLVCVDVDMEFRDHVGVEILTPLFGTLHPGFYGSSREAFTYERRPQSQAYIPKDEGDFYYLGGFFGGSVQEVQRLTRACHQAMMVDQANGIEAVWHDESHLNKYLLRHKPTKVLSPEYLWDQQLLGWPSVLRKLRFTAVPKNHQAVRNP
- the LOC450164 gene encoding histo-blood group ABO system transferase isoform X2; the protein is MQGQGPKVPGLRGARGSHGDAREEAPSLPSRGPWGPAAASRAPLSPPVFGLGKSGRRAARAGRGRLGLTPPQGRRAEGGGRDQTRSHGRGAADADRYGVLSPRSLMPGSLERGFWMVYPQPKVLTPCRKDVLVVTPWLAPIVWEGTFNIDILNEQFRLQNTTIGLTVFAIKKYVAFLKLFLETAEKHFMVGHRVHYYVFTDQPAAVPRVTLGTGRQLSVLEVRAYKRWQDVSMRRMEMISDFCQRRFLSEVDYLVCVDVDMEFRDHVGVEILTPLFGTLHPGFYGSSREAFTYERRPQSQAYIPKDEGDFYYLGGFFGGSVQEVQRLTRACHQAMMVDQANGIEAVWHDESHLNKYLLRHKPTKVLSPEYLWDQQLLGWPSVLRKLRFTAVPKNHQAVRNP
- the LOC450164 gene encoding histo-blood group ABO system transferase isoform X9, with the translated sequence MVYPQPKVLTPCRKDVLVVTPWLAPIVWEGTFNIDILNEQFRLQNTTIGLTVFAIKKYVAFLKLFLETAEKHFMVGHRVHYYVFTDQPAAVPRVTLGTGRQLSVLEVRAYKRWQDVSMRRMEMISDFCQRRFLSEVDYLVCVDVDMEFRDHVGVEILTPLFGTLHPGFYGSSREAFTYERRPQSQAYIPKDEGDFYYLGGFFGGSVQEVQRLTRACHQAMMVDQANGIEAVWHDESHLNKYLLRHKPTKVLSPEYLWDQQLLGWPSVLRKLRFTAVPKNHQAVRNP